The following proteins are co-located in the Komagataeibacter sp. FNDCF1 genome:
- a CDS encoding TonB-dependent receptor domain-containing protein translates to MNKRRSLWNVLLLTTVIAGVTNETARAASASGTSTAGSGKVARSGAAHVSASGASVHRTSTARATPLVSRHDPEQLSVHASHLKPHGAVVSMGQAMFQQQAPGTNPMKALATMPGIMFNSDDPQGTNTWSQQLYMHGFQQQEIGMTLDGMPLGEMTYRNYNGPSSPTTAISSENVDRIDVSQSAGAEDVASTNNLGGSLAYVSSTPKDKMGGKVTGGFGSYNNYHTFVRFDSGKLNSSGTKFFASYMRQDAEVWRGFGEQFSQQVNVKLVQPIGNDSNITAFFDWDDLHQYTPQDESPQMQQELGYYNSNYYNGGTSGYITATNAANGHYPGYLAKSGISDKGDAAYYDGGTNVSDVMGYIKADLALTNNVRWITTAYGQGESSQTTWGLPIGNNGAGYDPSYYTHLNQTYGYTSAMGEIVKEPSIERFGITSKVQYNVAHNHITGGVWYENNAYSSSMSMYAQPTVLANGQLSGPVTNTLSHFTNPVEGLFGQNYNTNTFTAFVMDTYNPLPNLALHFGFKALLNTTRVGDGYLNQYYYGNIGNITSGVSQTIARPFLPHVAVDWHFLHNHELFFDISENVHTYAESGYKLSNSPFAVSQASYNTNINSDHPEYDWTFAIGYRFTHRLLDASVYAYRTNFHNRLQSVSVAGQSVQNASGYAVLNTGSVTMNGVDAALTLHPFTRGIMRGFSLSNSVSYNHAVYDNNFNYSGTGASTAGKRVVNYPRFMYKGRLSYAYKRALFYMDGSYTGARSYDYTGDYNIPGYWMADLGMQYRMGNMARYNKHMGFMQDVTFSFNIQNLANQHWIATMGENGNAMTGGYTNQSMLFGAPRMFFGSVSVDF, encoded by the coding sequence ATGAACAAACGACGCTCATTATGGAACGTCCTGCTTCTGACTACGGTGATCGCTGGCGTAACGAACGAGACGGCCCGGGCTGCTTCTGCCTCTGGCACGTCCACGGCCGGAAGTGGCAAGGTTGCCCGTTCTGGCGCGGCACATGTTTCCGCCAGTGGGGCCAGCGTTCACCGCACTTCAACGGCGCGTGCCACGCCCCTCGTCTCGCGTCATGACCCTGAACAGCTCAGCGTTCATGCGAGCCACCTGAAGCCGCATGGAGCCGTGGTGTCCATGGGGCAGGCCATGTTCCAGCAGCAGGCGCCGGGCACCAACCCGATGAAGGCCCTGGCAACCATGCCGGGCATCATGTTCAACTCGGACGATCCGCAGGGAACGAACACCTGGTCCCAGCAGCTGTACATGCACGGCTTCCAGCAGCAGGAAATCGGCATGACGCTGGATGGCATGCCGCTGGGTGAAATGACGTACCGCAACTATAACGGTCCGTCTTCGCCGACCACCGCCATTTCCTCTGAAAACGTTGATCGTATCGACGTCTCGCAGTCCGCAGGTGCGGAAGACGTGGCATCGACCAACAACCTCGGCGGCTCGCTGGCCTATGTCTCGTCCACCCCCAAGGACAAGATGGGTGGCAAGGTAACCGGCGGTTTCGGCAGCTATAACAATTACCATACCTTTGTCCGGTTCGACAGCGGCAAGCTGAACAGCAGCGGCACCAAGTTCTTTGCTTCCTACATGCGGCAGGATGCGGAAGTATGGCGCGGTTTTGGTGAGCAGTTCTCGCAGCAGGTCAACGTGAAGCTGGTCCAGCCGATCGGCAATGACAGCAACATCACGGCCTTCTTTGACTGGGACGACCTGCATCAGTATACGCCCCAGGATGAATCTCCGCAGATGCAGCAGGAGCTGGGTTATTACAACTCGAACTATTATAATGGCGGAACCAGCGGGTATATCACCGCAACAAATGCGGCCAACGGTCATTACCCGGGTTATCTTGCAAAAAGCGGCATTTCGGACAAGGGTGATGCGGCATACTACGATGGTGGCACGAACGTCAGTGACGTCATGGGCTACATCAAGGCCGACCTGGCGCTGACCAACAATGTCCGCTGGATCACGACAGCCTATGGCCAGGGTGAAAGCAGCCAGACGACATGGGGCCTGCCGATCGGCAACAATGGCGCAGGCTACGATCCCTCCTACTATACCCACCTGAACCAGACCTACGGGTATACGTCGGCAATGGGTGAAATCGTCAAGGAGCCGTCGATCGAGCGCTTTGGCATCACCTCCAAGGTTCAGTACAATGTGGCGCATAACCACATTACCGGTGGCGTCTGGTACGAGAACAATGCGTATTCCTCGTCCATGTCGATGTATGCGCAGCCGACCGTCCTGGCCAATGGCCAGCTTTCCGGTCCTGTCACCAACACCCTCAGCCATTTCACGAACCCGGTTGAAGGGCTGTTCGGCCAGAACTACAATACGAACACGTTTACCGCGTTCGTGATGGACACCTACAACCCGCTGCCTAACCTTGCCCTGCATTTCGGGTTCAAGGCCCTGCTCAACACCACGCGCGTGGGCGATGGCTACCTGAACCAGTATTATTACGGCAATATCGGCAACATCACGTCGGGTGTAAGCCAGACGATCGCACGTCCCTTCCTGCCGCATGTCGCGGTGGACTGGCACTTCCTGCATAACCATGAACTGTTCTTCGATATTTCGGAAAACGTTCATACCTATGCTGAATCCGGCTACAAGCTGTCCAACTCCCCGTTTGCGGTCAGCCAGGCATCCTACAACACGAACATCAATAGCGATCATCCGGAATATGACTGGACGTTCGCGATTGGTTACCGCTTCACGCATCGCCTGCTTGATGCTTCGGTCTATGCCTACCGGACAAACTTCCACAACCGTCTGCAGTCGGTCAGTGTCGCGGGCCAGTCGGTGCAGAATGCCAGTGGCTACGCCGTCCTGAATACCGGCAGCGTGACCATGAATGGTGTTGATGCGGCCCTGACGCTGCATCCCTTCACCCGCGGCATCATGCGTGGCTTCTCGCTGTCCAACAGCGTCAGCTACAACCATGCCGTGTATGACAACAACTTCAACTATTCAGGCACCGGTGCCTCTACGGCTGGCAAGCGCGTCGTAAACTATCCGCGCTTCATGTACAAAGGCCGTCTGTCCTACGCCTACAAGCGGGCCCTGTTCTACATGGACGGCAGCTATACCGGTGCACGTAGCTATGACTACACTGGGGATTACAACATTCCCGGCTACTGGATGGCTGATCTGGGCATGCAGTACCGCATGGGCAACATGGCCCGTTACAACAAGCACATGGGCTTCATGCAGGATGTGACGTTCTCCTTCAATATCCAGAACCTGGCGAACCAGCACTGGATTGCAACCATGGGCGAAAACGGCAACGCCATGACCGGTGGTTATACCAACCAGTCCATGCTGTTCGGTGCGCCGCGCATGTTCTTCGGTTCGGTGTCCGTGGACTTCTGA
- a CDS encoding amino acid permease, translating into MTDTTSIPQPSSSGSRLKQRHIMMIALGGAIGAGLFVGSSAVIAAAGPAALLAFVAVGLLVMFIMRMLGEMVSANPGKGSFVEYIRAAHGNGAAFTAGWLYWFFWVVALGSEAIAGAILIHEWINLPVWVLAASLIIMLKLINLAAVHIFGECEFWLSAIKVVSIILFVTAGVLYIAHVFGPGAPVMQNLLGHGGFFPHGMTAMISIIPSILFTMIGSEIATVAAGESAEPARNVARVTRTIGIRLTLFNSLSIALILLIVPWSDAVPGHSPFVQALQIMGIPGAALGMKIVVLTAVLSCMNSSLYITSRVLAELARNNDAPAFLRRRPQQHSPVNAIIANSVVGGIISFSSILAPGTVFAFLLSCSGGVILLVYSLIVTSYLVLRRQATGREQQACFRIPFFPAINILTLGGVIVIFAAMFLDPMQRMVAIASLGTSIFFVLIHVGRTRLAGRNR; encoded by the coding sequence ATGACTGACACGACCAGTATTCCTCAGCCTTCTTCTTCCGGTTCCAGGCTCAAGCAGCGTCATATCATGATGATTGCACTTGGTGGGGCCATTGGTGCCGGGCTGTTTGTGGGCAGCAGTGCGGTCATTGCCGCAGCGGGGCCAGCCGCGCTGCTGGCATTCGTCGCGGTTGGGCTGCTGGTCATGTTCATCATGCGTATGCTGGGGGAAATGGTTTCCGCCAATCCGGGAAAGGGTTCGTTTGTCGAATATATCCGCGCGGCCCATGGCAATGGCGCAGCCTTTACCGCAGGCTGGCTTTACTGGTTTTTCTGGGTTGTTGCATTGGGCAGCGAAGCCATAGCGGGCGCGATCCTGATTCATGAATGGATCAACCTGCCGGTATGGGTTCTGGCTGCGTCACTGATCATCATGCTGAAGCTGATCAATCTGGCTGCCGTTCATATATTCGGGGAATGCGAATTCTGGCTTTCGGCGATCAAGGTGGTCAGCATCATACTGTTCGTTACGGCTGGCGTGCTTTATATTGCCCATGTGTTCGGGCCCGGTGCGCCCGTCATGCAGAACCTGCTTGGCCATGGTGGATTCTTTCCGCATGGCATGACTGCAATGATTTCCATCATTCCCTCCATCCTGTTTACCATGATCGGGTCGGAAATAGCGACGGTCGCGGCTGGTGAATCCGCCGAACCCGCCCGGAATGTGGCGCGTGTAACCCGTACCATCGGTATCCGCCTTACACTGTTCAACAGCCTGTCCATTGCGCTGATCCTGCTGATCGTTCCATGGTCGGATGCCGTGCCGGGGCACTCGCCCTTTGTGCAGGCCCTGCAGATCATGGGCATACCCGGCGCGGCCTTGGGCATGAAGATCGTGGTGCTTACGGCAGTTCTTTCATGCATGAATTCCAGCCTTTACATCACATCACGCGTATTGGCGGAACTTGCGCGCAATAATGATGCGCCCGCATTTCTCAGGCGACGACCGCAGCAGCATAGCCCGGTCAATGCCATCATCGCCAACTCCGTCGTGGGGGGAATCATCAGTTTCTCCTCGATTCTGGCGCCTGGTACGGTTTTTGCGTTTCTGCTCAGCTGTAGCGGGGGGGTCATCCTATTGGTCTATTCGCTTATCGTGACCTCTTACCTGGTCCTGCGCCGGCAGGCGACAGGGCGGGAACAGCAGGCGTGTTTCCGTATACCGTTCTTCCCTGCCATAAATATTCTCACGCTCGGCGGCGTTATCGTCATTTTCGCAGCGATGTTCCTTGATCCGATGCAGCGCATGGTCGCGATAGCCAGCCTTGGCACATCCATATTTTTTGTGCTGATCCATGTCGGCCGGACCCGTCTGGCTGGCCGGAACCGATAG
- a CDS encoding amidohydrolase/deacetylase family metallohydrolase has product MRPVYDLVLQGGTVIDPMTGLHQVADIAVAGSRIAAVESRISPPLAREIVDVSGRIVTAGMIDTHGHIYEHVTGRFGLNPDLVGVRSGVTTIIDQGGPSCMTVNGFRHYVAEPADTRVLAFLSAYLVGGLEGHLYPELYGPGQTNIEHSVRAARENADLIRGIKAHAEVGGVSRWGLEVMRIGKAIAREANIPLYIHLGQLWPTAADNPDIDADELVRELLPIMEEGDVLAHPFTRHPGGFISEETGQVHPVIWAALERGVKVDVGHGSHFSFDMAAKVMAEGIVPYTLGADMHGYNVRVPSVTDIEDRQLNPFAGVSPFNLTVAMSKLLYLGMKLDDVIATVTANPARMIGMSDTLGSLQVGREADISVLDLKEGAFTMSDNSGARVTARRMFVPEFCLRGGVRFEADSPLVPPLEEVVAA; this is encoded by the coding sequence ATGCGGCCCGTTTATGATCTTGTTCTTCAGGGAGGCACTGTCATCGACCCGATGACAGGCCTGCACCAGGTTGCCGACATTGCGGTGGCAGGCTCCAGGATTGCGGCAGTCGAAAGCCGGATTTCTCCCCCGCTGGCGCGGGAAATCGTCGACGTTTCCGGCAGGATCGTCACTGCGGGCATGATCGATACCCATGGCCATATATATGAGCATGTGACCGGCCGCTTCGGCCTCAATCCTGATCTTGTCGGCGTGCGTTCGGGTGTTACGACAATCATCGACCAAGGTGGCCCGAGTTGCATGACCGTCAACGGTTTCCGCCATTATGTTGCGGAGCCTGCGGATACCCGCGTGCTGGCATTTCTGTCAGCCTACCTTGTTGGCGGGCTGGAGGGGCATCTGTATCCTGAACTGTATGGTCCCGGCCAGACCAATATCGAACACAGCGTGCGTGCGGCACGTGAGAATGCGGATCTTATCCGCGGGATCAAGGCGCATGCCGAAGTGGGCGGCGTTTCGCGCTGGGGGCTGGAGGTCATGCGCATTGGCAAGGCCATTGCCCGTGAGGCGAACATTCCACTTTACATCCATCTTGGCCAGCTATGGCCCACGGCTGCGGATAATCCCGATATCGATGCCGATGAACTTGTGCGCGAACTTCTGCCCATAATGGAAGAAGGAGACGTGCTGGCGCATCCCTTCACCCGTCATCCCGGCGGTTTCATTTCAGAGGAAACCGGGCAGGTTCATCCGGTTATCTGGGCGGCACTGGAGCGTGGCGTCAAGGTTGATGTCGGGCATGGATCGCATTTCTCGTTCGACATGGCGGCCAAGGTGATGGCGGAAGGCATAGTGCCCTATACGCTGGGTGCTGACATGCATGGATACAATGTGCGTGTGCCTTCGGTCACGGATATCGAAGATCGCCAGCTCAATCCGTTTGCAGGCGTCTCCCCGTTCAACCTGACCGTCGCCATGTCGAAACTGCTGTACCTTGGCATGAAGCTGGATGATGTCATTGCAACCGTGACAGCCAACCCGGCCCGGATGATTGGCATGTCCGATACACTCGGTTCGCTTCAGGTGGGACGCGAAGCAGATATTTCCGTACTGGATCTGAAGGAAGGCGCCTTCACCATGTCCGATAACAGTGGCGCGCGCGTCACGGCCCGTCGCATGTTCGTGCCAGAGTTCTGCCTGCGCGGGGGTGTTCGTTTTGAGGCTGACAGCCCCCTGGTTCCGCCACTTGAGGAAGTCGTGGCCGCATAG
- a CDS encoding alpha/beta hydrolase — MVSPDPRGRWGLLSQTERNLAYDNVAAVPGSRDWMAALRARSAAYRVRHGGLRVAYGDRPRQYWTLYPAPQSDAPCLVFIHGGYWQWNAPEDFAWIGQGLAMRGWSVAMPAHTLAPEASLREIVAEMELALTWLHMHQAETGLCGPRLVAGWSAGATLAALMLGHEGVRAALALSGIYELGPLRDTYLNTALSLSDSEIADLSPLRQDAVAKPMSMAYGSHELPALCEDARAFHAHRTRAHQPGWLVPVAGANHFTVLDALAEPDGMLAALCSLMLGMG, encoded by the coding sequence ATGGTATCGCCTGACCCCCGTGGCCGGTGGGGTCTGCTCAGCCAGACCGAGCGTAACCTGGCCTATGACAATGTTGCCGCTGTTCCGGGCAGCCGGGACTGGATGGCGGCCCTGCGGGCGCGCTCGGCGGCATATCGTGTCAGGCACGGGGGGCTTCGCGTGGCGTATGGCGACAGGCCACGCCAGTACTGGACACTTTATCCCGCGCCCCAAAGCGATGCACCATGTCTTGTCTTCATCCATGGCGGGTACTGGCAGTGGAATGCGCCGGAGGATTTTGCGTGGATAGGGCAGGGACTGGCCATGCGTGGCTGGTCCGTGGCCATGCCGGCGCATACACTTGCGCCCGAAGCGTCCCTGCGCGAGATTGTGGCCGAGATGGAGCTTGCCCTGACCTGGCTGCACATGCACCAGGCCGAAACCGGACTTTGTGGTCCGCGGCTTGTGGCGGGATGGTCCGCCGGGGCGACACTTGCGGCCCTTATGCTTGGGCATGAGGGCGTGCGTGCAGCCCTTGCGCTGTCCGGTATTTATGAACTTGGCCCCCTGCGCGATACATATCTGAACACGGCGCTGTCGCTGTCCGATAGCGAGATTGCGGATCTGTCCCCCCTGCGGCAGGATGCTGTGGCCAAACCGATGAGCATGGCCTATGGCAGCCACGAACTGCCTGCGTTATGTGAGGACGCGCGGGCATTTCATGCCCATAGAACCCGGGCGCACCAGCCGGGCTGGCTGGTGCCTGTTGCCGGGGCGAATCACTTCACGGTTCTGGATGCCCTGGCGGAGCCCGATGGCATGCTGGCCGCACTTTGCAGTCTCATGCTCGGGATGGGCTGA
- a CDS encoding cytosine permease codes for MTGHDISYIESDTIYPIPENRRHGTASSLFSLWFGNNVKFLTLVTGSLAVSAFHLGVVPAIAALVAGNVIGAALMAAHAAQGPRLGVPQMIQSRGQFGSYGALLAIGVTLLIYVGYTTSGIAVAGNAIHSAFPAVPSTPVIVTSGLAAMVLAIMGHDAIHRSARIITICSGIILSLCTLKFLVGMKLPDHALWGNGFTLRDFVGALSVAALWQISYAPYVSDYSRYLPVRTGPSAAFWATWSGAALGSCLPMFLGVILGAEAPSVDVLTTFSTGLGVFSHPIVVLLTLTLACNAAIDVYGGMLVGITLVHTFLPGWRPGQRARIGFCVLLAFSGILAAAGTASTFLHSYMNFLFLMLYILIPWSAINLVDYYMIRRGEYDVKSFFQPDGGVYGYFNTRALFAYLVGIIVQIPFVVSDLYTGPVAKMLGGADLSWFVGLAVVCPLYFFLCRDNVAAQALPMGDVGTHAGS; via the coding sequence ATGACCGGACACGACATATCCTATATCGAATCCGATACGATCTATCCGATTCCGGAAAATCGTCGTCATGGGACGGCTTCTTCCCTGTTCAGTCTCTGGTTTGGCAACAATGTCAAATTCCTGACATTGGTCACCGGGTCGCTTGCCGTTTCCGCGTTCCACCTGGGGGTGGTGCCTGCCATTGCGGCGCTGGTGGCCGGGAACGTGATTGGCGCGGCCCTCATGGCGGCGCATGCGGCCCAGGGGCCACGGCTTGGCGTGCCGCAGATGATCCAGAGCCGTGGCCAGTTCGGCAGTTACGGGGCCCTGCTGGCGATAGGCGTGACGCTGCTGATCTATGTCGGATACACGACGTCCGGCATTGCCGTGGCCGGCAATGCGATCCATTCCGCGTTTCCGGCAGTTCCGTCAACGCCTGTTATCGTAACAAGCGGCCTGGCCGCCATGGTGCTTGCGATCATGGGGCATGACGCGATTCATCGCAGTGCCCGGATCATCACGATCTGTTCGGGCATCATCCTTTCGCTATGCACGCTGAAATTCCTTGTGGGCATGAAGTTGCCCGACCATGCCCTGTGGGGAAATGGTTTCACCCTGCGTGACTTTGTCGGTGCCCTGTCCGTTGCCGCGCTGTGGCAGATTTCCTATGCGCCGTATGTTTCCGATTATTCGCGGTATCTGCCTGTCAGGACGGGGCCGTCCGCCGCATTCTGGGCAACCTGGTCCGGGGCGGCGCTGGGGTCATGTCTTCCCATGTTCCTGGGGGTGATACTCGGCGCCGAGGCCCCCAGCGTGGATGTGCTGACAACGTTCAGCACCGGACTTGGGGTTTTTTCCCATCCCATTGTGGTGCTGCTGACGCTGACCCTTGCATGCAATGCGGCCATTGACGTTTATGGCGGCATGCTGGTTGGCATTACGCTGGTACACACTTTTCTGCCCGGGTGGCGGCCGGGGCAGCGTGCGCGGATAGGATTCTGTGTCCTGCTGGCGTTCAGTGGCATCCTTGCGGCTGCGGGAACAGCATCGACGTTCCTGCACAGCTACATGAATTTCCTGTTTCTCATGCTGTATATCCTCATTCCGTGGTCGGCCATCAATCTGGTCGATTACTACATGATCCGGCGTGGAGAGTATGATGTGAAATCATTCTTCCAGCCTGATGGCGGGGTATACGGATATTTCAATACCAGGGCGCTTTTCGCTTATCTGGTCGGTATCATTGTCCAGATACCCTTTGTCGTTTCGGATCTCTACACTGGTCCGGTTGCAAAGATGCTTGGGGGGGCCGACCTGTCATGGTTCGTCGGGCTGGCTGTGGTGTGTCCGCTTTATTTCTTCCTGTGCCGCGATAACGTTGCGGCACAGGCATTGCCGATGGGCGATGTGGGGACGCACGCCGGTTCCTGA
- a CDS encoding aromatic ring-hydroxylating dioxygenase subunit alpha → MALKSVSEELSGCTDAALINEWHAVAYSTDIEKGNILPLTLLGRDLILWRSDSGEVHAWDDLCIHRGARLSKGCIANDTVVCPYHGWRYDDTGSCVLIPAAPDEKPMKKAHAITHSVQEKYGFVWVTYGKPAKDIPPFPEWDDPEYQKVHCGPYTFRSGYRAVENFMDPSHFPFVHAGVNGIYDCPDPIPPYDVEMTENEGLVTSEVRVTQPYGDPREIPVTAYYAYKCLRPLVSYFKKRLVIQRPEDQHLGNEADRFCTFLTVQMVDEKTSIVRICCATNFDPQPTEAEVRRRQDIVYAQDSAIVDTQRPERIPVDLRQELHHRSDLLGQKYRKWLQQLEITYGVL, encoded by the coding sequence ATGGCGTTGAAGTCAGTGTCCGAAGAACTCAGTGGCTGCACGGATGCCGCCCTGATCAATGAATGGCATGCCGTTGCTTATTCAACGGATATCGAGAAGGGGAATATCCTTCCCCTGACGCTCCTCGGGCGTGATCTTATCCTGTGGCGATCGGATTCAGGGGAAGTCCATGCCTGGGATGACCTGTGTATCCACCGGGGCGCGCGTCTTTCAAAGGGGTGCATCGCCAATGATACGGTCGTGTGTCCCTATCATGGCTGGCGCTATGATGACACGGGGAGCTGCGTCCTGATCCCTGCGGCACCGGATGAAAAGCCGATGAAAAAGGCCCATGCCATCACCCATTCCGTGCAGGAAAAATATGGTTTCGTCTGGGTGACCTATGGCAAGCCGGCAAAGGACATCCCACCGTTTCCCGAATGGGATGACCCGGAATACCAGAAGGTCCATTGCGGTCCCTATACGTTTCGCTCCGGCTACCGGGCCGTCGAGAACTTCATGGACCCGTCGCATTTTCCGTTCGTGCATGCCGGTGTGAACGGCATTTATGACTGTCCGGACCCGATCCCGCCCTATGATGTCGAGATGACGGAAAATGAAGGGCTCGTAACAAGCGAGGTACGGGTAACGCAGCCCTATGGCGACCCGCGGGAAATACCGGTCACCGCCTATTATGCCTATAAATGTCTTCGTCCCCTTGTTTCCTATTTCAAGAAGCGGCTGGTCATCCAGCGGCCGGAAGACCAGCATCTGGGTAACGAGGCGGACCGTTTCTGCACGTTCCTGACCGTGCAGATGGTCGATGAGAAGACGAGCATCGTGCGTATCTGCTGTGCCACGAACTTTGATCCGCAGCCGACGGAGGCTGAAGTGCGCCGCCGCCAGGATATCGTCTACGCACAGGATTCGGCCATCGTCGATACGCAGCGCCCGGAGCGGATCCCTGTTGACCTGCGGCAGGAACTGCATCACCGTAGTGACCTTCTGGGGCAGAAATATCGCAAATGGCTGCAGCAACTGGAAATTACTTACGGTGTGCTCTAA
- a CDS encoding PDR/VanB family oxidoreductase — protein sequence MCSKQSIYRATVSAKVAAGRDIVLLTLVPEAGDSLPVAQAGAHIDVHLPDGGVRQYSLLSASPYQIAVKNVRDGRGGSRWLHDDVREGDVLTIGTPRNNFSLRPDSSDVLLLAGGIGVTALLFMYRQLTGQGRNVHLHYWIKSSADALLFDQLVGLEHVTLHECGGRVVSMRSLIAQCPAGTDVYCCGPTRMLEEFASITRDLPPEKVHVERFAPVVTADGVTDRPCHLKLARSGMEIEAEPGQTLLEALIAAGVDMDYSCEEGLCGACETRVLAGQPLHLDTVRSPAEHDRLHTIMPCVSRSRSDELTLDL from the coding sequence GTGTGCTCTAAGCAATCAATATACCGGGCGACTGTCAGCGCAAAGGTAGCCGCCGGGCGGGATATCGTCCTGCTCACGCTCGTGCCGGAAGCGGGAGACAGCCTGCCAGTGGCGCAAGCCGGTGCGCATATCGATGTCCATCTGCCTGACGGGGGGGTGCGACAGTATTCGCTGCTGTCTGCCTCACCGTATCAGATCGCGGTCAAGAATGTGCGTGATGGCCGGGGCGGATCGCGATGGCTGCATGATGATGTGAGGGAGGGGGATGTCCTGACGATCGGAACGCCCCGCAACAATTTTTCCCTGCGTCCGGACAGTTCCGATGTCCTTCTGCTGGCGGGCGGGATCGGTGTGACGGCGCTGCTGTTCATGTATCGTCAACTGACAGGGCAGGGGCGGAATGTTCATCTTCATTACTGGATAAAATCCAGCGCCGATGCCTTGCTGTTTGACCAGCTTGTGGGGCTTGAGCACGTTACGCTGCATGAATGTGGCGGACGCGTGGTGTCGATGCGCTCGCTGATCGCGCAATGTCCTGCCGGAACGGATGTCTACTGCTGCGGGCCGACAAGGATGCTGGAAGAATTCGCCAGCATCACCCGGGATCTGCCGCCAGAGAAGGTCCATGTCGAGAGATTTGCCCCGGTGGTAACGGCTGATGGCGTCACCGACAGGCCGTGCCACCTGAAACTGGCGCGTTCGGGCATGGAGATCGAGGCTGAACCCGGGCAGACGCTTCTGGAGGCCCTGATCGCGGCCGGGGTTGATATGGACTATTCCTGTGAGGAAGGCCTGTGTGGCGCGTGTGAGACCCGGGTGCTGGCGGGACAGCCACTGCATCTTGATACGGTTCGCTCTCCTGCCGAGCATGACAGGCTGCACACGATCATGCCCTGCGTTTCACGCAGCCGTTCGGATGAACTGACACTCGATCTTTAG
- a CDS encoding MarR family winged helix-turn-helix transcriptional regulator, whose protein sequence is MKSNRTVHTPDALHASGADEEWTGNILDRPGFLIRRLHQIHVSLFIEECGAFDITPVQYSIMSMVELHPGKDQNELGLSIGVDRATLANVVARLEKRALLKRENATHDRRVKQVYLTAQGRDILAKMAEPARRAHSRTIEALPDDARTAFIQALLVLTEAGNAYSRAPVTPS, encoded by the coding sequence ATGAAGTCGAACCGAACTGTCCACACCCCTGATGCATTACACGCCAGTGGGGCGGATGAAGAATGGACAGGCAATATTCTTGATCGGCCAGGCTTTCTCATCCGTCGCCTTCATCAGATCCATGTTTCACTTTTCATCGAAGAATGCGGCGCTTTTGATATCACGCCAGTTCAGTACAGCATCATGTCAATGGTCGAGCTCCATCCGGGAAAAGACCAGAACGAGCTGGGGCTGTCCATTGGCGTTGACCGGGCAACACTAGCCAATGTCGTGGCGCGACTGGAAAAACGCGCCCTGCTGAAACGTGAAAACGCCACCCATGACAGAAGGGTAAAGCAGGTTTACCTGACCGCGCAGGGGCGCGATATCCTGGCAAAGATGGCGGAGCCTGCCCGCCGGGCGCACAGCCGCACGATCGAGGCCCTGCCAGATGACGCCAGGACCGCATTCATCCAGGCCCTGCTTGTCCTGACGGAAGCAGGCAATGCATACAGCCGCGCACCCGTGACGCCCAGCTGA